A window of Infirmifilum lucidum contains these coding sequences:
- a CDS encoding type IV toxin-antitoxin system AbiEi family antitoxin domain-containing protein has translation MKYVGKIRKYFNRPDKPVFSYYEVLALNIPSGYAKLLLHNMVRRGEIIRLRKGWYSFHRDPLAFIYTLPPHTAYYGLGFAAYMHGAWVQVPNPEILTYAAPRKIRTGIHVVLETPVIVHGIARKLFGSYTLVRHNHWLLPISTPEKTLADMLYFDYPFLDEVLDELIARINVGELRKIIAEYPYPERVKRRLKTVIKQIS, from the coding sequence ATGAAGTATGTAGGCAAAATCCGGAAGTACTTCAACAGGCCTGATAAACCAGTGTTCTCGTACTATGAGGTTCTAGCTCTAAACATACCCTCGGGCTACGCGAAGCTCCTACTCCACAACATGGTGCGCAGGGGAGAGATTATTAGGCTCAGGAAGGGCTGGTACAGCTTTCACAGGGATCCCCTAGCCTTCATATACACCCTACCACCGCACACAGCCTACTACGGCCTGGGGTTTGCAGCCTACATGCACGGGGCCTGGGTTCAGGTGCCGAACCCCGAAATACTCACCTACGCGGCCCCCAGGAAGATCAGAACAGGCATACACGTAGTGCTAGAGACACCCGTCATAGTGCACGGCATCGCCAGGAAGCTCTTCGGCTCGTACACGCTCGTAAGGCACAACCACTGGCTCCTACCTATCTCAACCCCCGAGAAGACGCTCGCGGACATGCTCTACTTCGACTACCCGTTCCTGGACGAGGTACTCGACGAACTCATCGCCAGGATCAATGTAGGCGAACTGAGGAAGATAATTGCCGAGTACCCCTACCCCGAGCGCGTCAAGCGAAGGCTCAAAACAGTAATTAAGCAGATTTCATGA
- a CDS encoding SDR family oxidoreductase, producing the protein MSTFILLPVKLLNVGLEIKLEGKRALVTAASSGIGLGVAKVLSLAGADVTILSRNPEKLEKAKEEILGFSGREPKAIQADLTREEDLERTARKLEEEGMPDIFFYSTGGPKPGGFQDLTMPDWLEAFRLLVYPAIYLTRAILPHMVSQRWGRIIYLASLAIKEPMPNLALSNVVRLSLAGLVRTLAREVGRYGVTVNGIMPGIIQTQRVEELARATSQREGITFEEALKKLTSDVPAGRLGKPEEIGYLVAFLASDYASYINGAMIPVDGGKQQSVF; encoded by the coding sequence ATGAGCACATTTATACTCCTCCCGGTTAAATTGTTGAATGTGGGTCTAGAAATAAAGCTGGAGGGTAAGAGAGCGCTAGTCACGGCTGCCTCGAGCGGGATAGGCCTGGGCGTCGCAAAGGTTCTCTCCCTGGCTGGCGCCGACGTGACTATACTGTCCAGGAACCCTGAGAAGCTGGAGAAAGCCAAGGAGGAGATTTTGGGCTTTTCAGGGAGGGAGCCGAAGGCTATCCAGGCAGACCTGACAAGAGAGGAAGACCTCGAGAGGACTGCCAGAAAGCTCGAGGAAGAGGGGATGCCTGACATCTTCTTCTACTCGACGGGTGGGCCCAAGCCTGGGGGTTTCCAGGATCTAACCATGCCAGACTGGCTCGAAGCCTTCAGACTTCTCGTATACCCTGCAATCTACCTCACTAGAGCCATACTGCCACACATGGTCTCGCAGAGGTGGGGCCGCATAATATACCTCGCTAGTCTCGCGATAAAAGAGCCTATGCCAAACCTCGCCCTGAGTAACGTTGTCAGGTTAAGTCTTGCAGGGCTCGTTAGAACGCTAGCACGCGAGGTTGGGAGGTACGGCGTAACGGTGAACGGCATCATGCCGGGCATAATACAGACACAACGCGTCGAAGAGCTAGCACGGGCAACATCACAGAGGGAGGGCATAACATTCGAGGAAGCCCTGAAAAAGCTCACGTCGGACGTACCTGCAGGACGGCTCGGGAAGCCGGAGGAAATAGGATACCTCGTAGCATTCCTGGCCAGCGACTACGCCTCTTACATCAATGGAGCAATGATACCCGTGGATGGCGGTAAACAACAATCAGTCTTCTAG
- a CDS encoding hemerythrin domain-containing protein, translating into MSHSQWPARKELKEELVRQHLQIEENVVQYLENVLSEYREKPGAYAQYMDRLIARVENLLLPHNTWEEEKVFPLFTGHPLIEALVSQHREIFGLLSTAKQEKSPTRKVQTLLDFLEILKMHSKLENERLVPMIY; encoded by the coding sequence GTGAGCCATTCACAGTGGCCTGCTAGGAAGGAGCTAAAGGAGGAGCTTGTCAGGCAGCACTTACAGATTGAGGAAAACGTTGTACAGTACCTCGAGAACGTCTTGAGTGAGTATAGGGAGAAACCCGGTGCGTACGCCCAATACATGGATAGGCTTATTGCAAGGGTCGAGAACCTACTCCTTCCTCACAACACGTGGGAAGAGGAGAAAGTTTTCCCGCTTTTCACAGGCCATCCGTTAATCGAGGCACTTGTTAGCCAGCATAGGGAGATTTTCGGTCTTCTCTCTACCGCTAAGCAGGAGAAAAGCCCCACGAGAAAAGTCCAGACTTTACTAGACTTCCTGGAGATTTTAAAGATGCACTCAAAGTTGGAAAATGAACGGTTAGTACCGATGATATACTAG
- a CDS encoding aldehyde ferredoxin oxidoreductase family protein: MVYGYNGRLLEIDLSREKIWTRELEEDVLRNYIGGRGLAVYILMRELGERWRTLDPLGEENVLLFLTGPLTGYYPGVKLAVSGKSPQSNGIIGSVLSSEVAIELRAAGYDGVVVRGKARDPVYVYVEGENVEIRSAEHLWGLRGRETYEKLMREVWSELKRKHLAREGLTKEPSFVYIGPAGENLVRTAAVMAKLTHAAGYGGYGAVMGSKRLKALVVKGYGPMPQAKHPDWVKLLIREAWLRLNRNVTFKQWGTGAGGYSVGAVTSSEPVRNWQEEWHDRRSMGQQYFESHWVKRFWGDYGCPSTCMKISYLRSGSMKGSLTDTPDYELQAYMGPNLGVFEPRACIYLSAVADDLGLCGIQTGNLLGLVAELYEKGILSRDDLHGIEPRWGNAEAFAKLMEMVARREGIGRLMAEGSLRFALEVSRLKGVDATKYVVHSKGVGIGAHGVRSGKDYLPPFSYATSAQGGDHTSAPRKPFDSPWSELWMTFPDSAVICAFNAIDGLMFQFLEAITGFGVTREEWMNKHAKRILALQRIALLLSGPDLYWRPLQDDDLPPRFYEPLPSGPFKGKVVDKSDLEKARAEYFAFMGWDEYGIPTAATLESLGLDFAERLLDSIKIP, encoded by the coding sequence ATGGTCTACGGGTATAACGGCAGGCTCTTGGAGATAGACCTCTCACGCGAGAAAATCTGGACTAGAGAGCTGGAGGAGGACGTCTTGAGGAACTACATAGGCGGGCGTGGGCTGGCTGTATACATACTCATGCGGGAGCTAGGAGAGAGGTGGAGAACTCTCGACCCTCTCGGCGAGGAAAACGTCCTCTTATTCCTCACAGGGCCTCTAACCGGCTACTACCCTGGAGTAAAGTTAGCCGTATCCGGCAAGTCTCCGCAGAGCAACGGCATAATCGGCAGTGTCCTGTCAAGCGAGGTCGCGATAGAGCTTAGAGCAGCTGGGTATGACGGTGTTGTCGTCAGGGGTAAAGCGCGCGACCCAGTCTACGTCTACGTTGAGGGTGAGAACGTCGAGATAAGGAGCGCGGAGCACCTATGGGGGCTTAGAGGGCGGGAAACCTACGAGAAGCTAATGAGGGAGGTGTGGTCTGAGCTCAAGCGCAAGCACCTCGCCAGGGAGGGGCTCACGAAGGAGCCTAGCTTTGTCTATATAGGGCCTGCGGGCGAGAACCTCGTAAGAACCGCCGCAGTCATGGCTAAACTCACGCACGCTGCGGGTTACGGCGGCTATGGCGCCGTTATGGGGTCGAAGAGGCTCAAGGCTCTCGTCGTAAAGGGCTACGGGCCTATGCCTCAGGCAAAACACCCCGACTGGGTGAAGCTACTAATCAGAGAGGCATGGCTCCGCCTCAACAGGAACGTCACGTTCAAGCAGTGGGGTACTGGTGCTGGAGGCTACTCTGTGGGTGCAGTTACGAGTAGCGAGCCTGTCAGGAACTGGCAGGAGGAGTGGCACGACAGACGCTCAATGGGGCAACAGTACTTCGAGTCGCACTGGGTTAAGAGGTTCTGGGGCGACTACGGGTGCCCTAGCACGTGCATGAAGATATCCTACCTCAGGTCTGGCAGTATGAAAGGTTCTCTTACAGACACTCCAGACTACGAGCTACAGGCGTACATGGGGCCAAACCTAGGGGTCTTCGAGCCCCGTGCCTGCATTTACCTATCAGCTGTAGCAGACGACCTCGGGCTCTGTGGGATACAGACCGGGAACCTCCTGGGCTTGGTGGCGGAGCTCTACGAGAAGGGTATCCTGAGCAGAGACGACTTGCACGGCATAGAGCCTAGATGGGGCAACGCAGAGGCCTTTGCTAAACTAATGGAGATGGTTGCAAGGCGGGAGGGCATCGGGAGGCTAATGGCTGAGGGTAGTTTACGCTTCGCCCTGGAGGTCAGCAGGCTCAAGGGGGTCGACGCGACCAAATACGTTGTACACTCCAAGGGTGTGGGGATAGGCGCCCACGGAGTCAGGAGCGGGAAGGACTACCTGCCCCCCTTCTCCTACGCGACCAGCGCGCAGGGTGGAGACCATACATCTGCACCCCGCAAGCCATTTGACAGCCCCTGGAGCGAACTGTGGATGACTTTCCCCGACTCTGCCGTGATATGCGCGTTCAACGCTATTGACGGCCTAATGTTCCAGTTCCTCGAGGCCATAACAGGTTTCGGCGTGACGCGCGAGGAGTGGATGAACAAGCACGCCAAGCGCATACTGGCGCTCCAGCGCATCGCGCTACTCCTGAGTGGCCCCGACTTATACTGGAGGCCTCTGCAGGACGATGACCTGCCGCCGCGTTTCTACGAGCCCCTACCCTCGGGGCCCTTCAAGGGTAAGGTCGTAGATAAAAGCGACCTCGAGAAGGCGCGAGCCGAGTACTTCGCGTTCATGGGGTGGGACGAGTACGGCATACCAACAGCGGCAACACTAGAATCGCTCGGGCTAGACTTTGCGGAGAGACTCTTGGACTCTATAAAAATACCCTAG
- a CDS encoding 4Fe-4S dicluster domain-containing protein, whose product MSKSIFILRDPLRCSGCRLCEVACTLKHEGTVWPETSRIRVFELFPGVDVPHTCAQCRDYPCVKACPEGALRVDEKTGAVVVKEEKCTSCGACVRACPGKVMRLHPRTRKAMVCDLCGGEPECVKACESAGYFALRIVPYESVAYKVYSVFPEEVSRRLFETMLGGE is encoded by the coding sequence GTGTCAAAAAGCATCTTTATCCTGCGCGACCCCCTCAGGTGTTCTGGCTGCAGGCTATGCGAAGTTGCCTGTACCCTGAAGCACGAGGGTACTGTGTGGCCTGAGACCAGCAGGATTAGAGTCTTCGAGCTCTTCCCGGGAGTAGACGTCCCGCATACGTGCGCGCAGTGCAGGGATTACCCCTGCGTTAAAGCCTGCCCGGAGGGTGCTCTAAGGGTGGACGAGAAGACTGGAGCCGTAGTGGTCAAGGAGGAGAAATGTACTAGTTGCGGGGCCTGTGTCCGCGCGTGTCCCGGCAAGGTCATGCGCCTACACCCCAGAACGAGGAAGGCTATGGTCTGCGACCTATGCGGGGGTGAGCCTGAGTGCGTAAAGGCTTGCGAGAGCGCAGGGTATTTCGCGCTAAGAATTGTTCCGTACGAGAGCGTAGCATACAAGGTGTACTCCGTCTTCCCCGAAGAAGTCTCCAGGAGACTATTTGAGACCATGCTCGGGGGCGAGTAA
- a CDS encoding HypC/HybG/HupF family hydrogenase formation chaperone, which translates to MCWGSPAVVVEVEGPIARVDYGDGIIREVFVGISEGRVEPGDLVMVHAGVIITKLTPEGVAEQIEFIKSVVGEEASAWVGMYENVIKLAEELKRKSV; encoded by the coding sequence ATGTGCTGGGGATCGCCTGCTGTCGTCGTCGAAGTGGAAGGCCCTATAGCTAGGGTGGACTACGGTGACGGCATAATTCGAGAGGTCTTCGTTGGTATCTCTGAGGGGAGGGTGGAACCGGGAGACCTGGTAATGGTTCACGCAGGCGTTATAATCACTAAACTAACCCCCGAGGGGGTTGCCGAGCAGATAGAGTTCATAAAGAGCGTGGTTGGCGAAGAAGCTTCAGCCTGGGTAGGCATGTACGAGAACGTCATAAAGCTAGCGGAAGAGCTGAAGAGGAAGAGCGTATGA
- the hypE gene encoding hydrogenase expression/formation protein HypE: MSHEETVTLAHGQGGYETLELLKRLLFMKVEDPLKKVPGGLGIDKPDDGSLIPLPDGRYLVATVDSYTVNPPFFPGGNIGSLAAHGSINDVVMMGGRPVAMLDSIIAEEGFPMKSLEEIVNSFISVLMSEGIALIGGDFKVMPKGQVDRVVITTVGLGIAEHPIVDEPKPGDKIVVTDFLGDHGTVILMSQLGLGDVEEIASGLLKSDSRPLTPLIPVLEKFHGFIHAARDPTRGGLAGVLNEWARETGLVLVVEDAEIPVREHVRRYTEMLGVDPVYLASEGVAVLSVSPEVAEELVRELHARGFVNARVIGEVKSSEKYKGYVLSRTPVGGFRVIEPPRGVLVPRIC; encoded by the coding sequence ATGAGCCACGAGGAAACTGTTACCCTGGCACACGGCCAGGGAGGGTACGAGACGCTCGAGCTCCTGAAAAGACTCCTCTTCATGAAAGTAGAAGACCCCCTGAAGAAGGTTCCCGGGGGGCTCGGCATAGACAAGCCAGACGATGGATCCCTAATACCTCTGCCAGATGGCCGCTACCTCGTCGCTACAGTCGACTCCTACACAGTGAATCCGCCGTTCTTTCCGGGCGGGAACATTGGAAGCCTTGCCGCCCACGGGTCGATAAACGACGTGGTCATGATGGGTGGCCGGCCGGTGGCAATGCTTGACTCGATAATAGCCGAGGAGGGCTTCCCGATGAAGAGCCTGGAGGAGATAGTTAACTCCTTCATCTCTGTCCTGATGAGTGAGGGCATCGCCCTCATAGGCGGAGACTTCAAGGTCATGCCCAAGGGACAAGTCGACAGAGTGGTGATAACTACAGTGGGGCTGGGCATCGCAGAGCACCCCATCGTAGACGAGCCGAAGCCTGGGGACAAGATAGTTGTCACAGACTTCCTAGGGGATCACGGGACAGTCATACTAATGTCACAGCTAGGGCTGGGAGACGTAGAGGAGATAGCAAGCGGGCTACTCAAAAGCGACTCTAGGCCCTTAACCCCACTCATCCCCGTCCTGGAGAAGTTCCACGGCTTTATCCATGCCGCCCGCGACCCCACGCGGGGCGGCCTAGCAGGCGTGCTCAACGAGTGGGCGCGGGAAACTGGCCTGGTGCTCGTCGTCGAGGACGCCGAGATACCCGTGAGGGAGCACGTCAGGCGGTACACCGAGATGCTGGGAGTAGACCCCGTCTACCTGGCGAGCGAGGGCGTGGCTGTCCTAAGCGTCTCCCCCGAGGTCGCTGAAGAGCTTGTTAGAGAGCTCCACGCGAGGGGGTTCGTTAACGCGAGGGTAATAGGCGAAGTCAAGTCGAGTGAGAAGTACAAGGGCTATGTCCTCTCGAGGACGCCTGTAGGGGGCTTCAGGGTTATTGAGCCTCCAAGGGGAGTTTTGGTTCCGAGGATATGCTGA
- a CDS encoding MBL fold metallo-hydrolase: MRALRALTFRGVKISRRGLAGAILTYGGESICIDSVDPSGCSIALYTHNHPGHSPPALPGIPVYSPFAGRIVAPGERLELGKGVRLTVVHAYNISLGGAVAHPRGSGVGFLVEFPTGLRVYHAGDTDLISEMVELRGRVDLAFLPVSGQSVMNPEEAAEAVRTLRPAIAVPVHEGGISRLRVFKRLAQPYTQVVLMEGG, translated from the coding sequence GTGAGGGCCCTGAGGGCGCTAACTTTCAGGGGCGTGAAAATCTCGAGGAGAGGGCTAGCCGGCGCCATCCTCACGTACGGCGGAGAATCTATTTGCATAGACTCAGTGGATCCGAGTGGCTGTAGCATAGCGCTTTACACGCACAACCACCCAGGGCACTCTCCCCCCGCTCTACCGGGTATCCCGGTGTACTCCCCCTTCGCCGGCAGGATAGTAGCCCCCGGCGAGAGGCTCGAGTTAGGCAAAGGCGTGCGGCTCACCGTTGTACACGCCTACAACATCAGTCTTGGAGGGGCCGTAGCGCATCCCAGGGGCTCAGGCGTGGGGTTTCTCGTAGAGTTCCCGACTGGACTACGCGTGTACCACGCGGGGGACACAGACCTGATAAGCGAGATGGTCGAGCTCAGGGGCCGCGTAGACTTGGCTTTCCTACCTGTCTCCGGACAAAGCGTCATGAACCCGGAGGAGGCGGCAGAAGCCGTGAGAACCCTCAGGCCGGCTATAGCAGTACCAGTACACGAGGGGGGCATCTCCAGGCTACGTGTGTTCAAGCGACTGGCCCAGCCGTACACCCAAGTCGTGCTGATGGAGGGCGGGTGA
- a CDS encoding AMP-binding protein, producing MERVVPPSMRFKAITLGEYRKAYLESINRIEDFWSREARSLVWEREWTLTREGSGPSTRWFVGGVLSPYKNVILRHRDTSAWSKTAILYVDENGDGTALTYSDLDALATRVSCGLLRLGLKRGEWVAVYSPPNVESFAFMLGAMRAGLPFEPIFTGFSPAEMARRVVSRGARALFVSPRYLRRGKLVDLLSTGKVYLERLSEKGVKVIVGDSGGGYSGFTGFSELVSTGCDSAVEAVESTHPLFGLHSGYVDDFKPITHPTGGFLVQAWATSRWIGMRPRDTVFCTVWPGWITGVTYQLFGPLMLGSTLLLYDGAPDWPNWGRWLDIVDSYAVTLFITTSSAVRIMSRQDPALFYGKNDTLRGVIVTAEPLEPEYWRWAYNTIGSLPYPIIDSNPGRGGSIPVLNMFIQSEVGTFFTGNLINYTFTHIEPGSAGPPFPGFHVDIVDETGNPIRGRIGRLVIRQPWPSIPIEAPEDFQRAWSRGYYDTGDLALINSEGYIFPTGRGDAVMKVSGYRLSPGALERAAVSAGAEWALALPLKDPERLEAPVLFYYGEAGEEVLVKAVREGVGPIAAPVRVVRVARKPTSHVPREVLAPISRRGDLDAVIGLLESQKN from the coding sequence GTGGAGAGAGTAGTCCCTCCCTCGATGAGGTTCAAGGCAATAACCCTAGGCGAGTACCGCAAGGCGTACTTAGAGAGCATTAACAGGATCGAGGATTTCTGGAGCCGCGAGGCCAGGAGCCTTGTCTGGGAGCGCGAGTGGACTCTGACACGCGAGGGCTCGGGGCCTAGCACCAGGTGGTTCGTCGGCGGCGTGTTGAGCCCGTACAAGAACGTCATCCTGCGGCACAGGGACACTAGCGCGTGGTCGAAGACGGCAATACTGTATGTCGACGAAAACGGCGACGGCACGGCCCTGACATACTCTGACCTAGACGCACTGGCCACGAGAGTCAGCTGTGGCCTGCTCAGGCTAGGCCTGAAGAGGGGTGAGTGGGTCGCAGTCTACAGCCCACCCAACGTCGAGAGCTTCGCCTTCATGCTCGGGGCAATGCGGGCGGGGCTGCCCTTCGAGCCCATATTCACGGGCTTCTCGCCCGCCGAGATGGCGCGCAGAGTGGTTAGCAGGGGGGCTAGAGCCCTCTTCGTCTCTCCACGCTACCTCAGGAGAGGCAAGCTCGTAGACCTACTAAGCACGGGAAAGGTTTACCTGGAGAGACTCTCGGAGAAGGGCGTAAAAGTCATAGTCGGCGACTCAGGTGGCGGTTACTCTGGTTTTACGGGCTTCTCGGAGCTCGTCAGCACGGGGTGCGACTCTGCAGTCGAAGCCGTCGAGTCAACGCACCCCCTCTTCGGGCTTCACAGCGGCTACGTAGACGACTTCAAACCCATTACGCACCCCACTGGAGGCTTCCTCGTGCAGGCGTGGGCTACCTCTAGGTGGATAGGGATGAGGCCCCGGGACACCGTTTTCTGCACGGTCTGGCCGGGTTGGATAACCGGCGTCACGTACCAGCTCTTCGGGCCGCTAATGCTGGGCTCTACGTTGCTACTCTACGACGGGGCACCGGACTGGCCTAACTGGGGTAGGTGGCTAGACATTGTAGACTCATACGCTGTCACCCTGTTCATAACCACGAGTAGCGCCGTAAGGATAATGTCGAGACAGGATCCGGCACTGTTCTACGGGAAAAACGACACACTCCGAGGAGTAATCGTCACGGCCGAGCCACTAGAGCCAGAGTACTGGCGTTGGGCATACAACACAATAGGTAGCCTGCCCTACCCCATTATAGACTCGAACCCTGGGAGAGGTGGAAGCATACCGGTGCTAAACATGTTTATACAGAGCGAGGTAGGCACGTTCTTCACCGGCAACCTCATCAATTACACCTTCACCCATATCGAACCAGGCTCTGCCGGCCCACCATTCCCAGGCTTCCACGTTGACATCGTCGACGAGACCGGGAACCCCATTAGAGGCAGGATCGGCAGACTCGTGATCAGACAGCCATGGCCCTCCATACCAATAGAAGCCCCGGAGGACTTCCAAAGAGCCTGGAGCAGGGGCTACTACGACACCGGGGATCTTGCTCTCATAAACTCTGAGGGTTACATCTTCCCTACCGGGAGGGGAGACGCGGTAATGAAAGTTAGCGGCTACAGGCTCAGCCCAGGTGCGCTCGAGAGAGCTGCAGTGTCCGCCGGCGCGGAGTGGGCCCTAGCGCTACCGCTAAAGGATCCCGAGAGGCTGGAAGCACCAGTACTCTTCTATTACGGCGAGGCGGGGGAGGAGGTACTCGTAAAGGCGGTACGCGAGGGTGTCGGGCCCATAGCGGCTCCTGTGCGGGTGGTTAGAGTCGCGAGGAAGCCTACGAGTCACGTGCCAAGGGAGGTGCTTGCCCCGATCTCGAGAAGGGGGGACTTGGACGCTGTCATAGGGTTGCTTGAAAGCCAGAAAAATTAG
- a CDS encoding asparagine synthetase A, with protein sequence MKVQALVENILALDVYESLAGVQKKAVLHVFSETLRALTTSFLDRGFTWLLPVITSKITDPLWPDPGASIELRPELEIYGEHVRLTQSMILHKQLLVAAGYEKIFILSPNIRIERRERAKTGRHAYEFTQLDFEVRGAKREDIFRLVEDVIVETVEHLEDCCRKEFSQLGVEPEKPRTPFKVYTRRELEEKYGKRWETLAPLEAEEPFWVTDIPREFYDYEDLEKGEWRNYDLYLPTYGEVLSGAEREWQYDKILYKIKRDGVSVDAYAYYLGLARRGLLVPSAGAGIGVERLVLWLTKRSHIAEVQPFPRVPGIVLPF encoded by the coding sequence ATGAAGGTGCAAGCCCTCGTTGAGAATATATTGGCTTTAGACGTGTACGAGTCTCTCGCAGGTGTTCAGAAGAAGGCAGTCCTGCACGTCTTCTCAGAGACGCTACGCGCCCTGACAACGTCATTCCTGGATAGAGGCTTCACATGGCTACTACCGGTGATCACGAGCAAGATCACGGATCCCCTATGGCCCGACCCCGGAGCCAGCATAGAGCTCAGGCCGGAACTCGAGATATACGGAGAGCACGTGAGGCTCACGCAGAGCATGATACTGCACAAGCAGCTACTCGTGGCTGCCGGGTACGAGAAAATATTCATCCTCTCGCCCAACATCAGGATCGAGAGGCGCGAGCGCGCGAAGACCGGGAGGCACGCCTACGAGTTCACGCAGCTGGACTTCGAGGTGAGGGGCGCGAAGCGGGAGGACATCTTCAGGCTCGTGGAAGACGTGATAGTGGAGACCGTGGAGCACCTCGAGGACTGTTGCAGGAAGGAGTTCTCCCAGCTCGGCGTAGAGCCCGAGAAGCCGAGAACCCCGTTCAAAGTCTACACGAGGAGGGAGCTCGAGGAGAAATACGGGAAGAGATGGGAGACGCTGGCCCCCCTGGAAGCGGAGGAGCCCTTCTGGGTGACGGACATACCTAGGGAGTTCTACGACTACGAGGATCTCGAAAAAGGCGAGTGGCGCAACTACGACCTCTACCTCCCCACTTATGGCGAGGTTCTCTCGGGTGCCGAGCGGGAGTGGCAGTACGACAAGATCTTGTACAAGATCAAGCGGGACGGGGTCAGCGTGGACGCCTACGCGTACTACCTGGGTCTAGCGAGGAGGGGTCTACTCGTCCCCAGTGCGGGAGCAGGCATAGGAGTTGAGAGGCTTGTCCTGTGGCTTACAAAACGCTCCCACATAGCAGAAGTCCAACCTTTCCCGCGAGTACCAGGAATAGTACTACCTTTCTGA
- a CDS encoding helicase HerA domain-containing protein, with protein sequence MPSRAGQNGAAERIEGMIEARTVLGKRTVIVGETGSGKTRLTARILEGLLELVDASEVTVIDMAPTTIPGLGYRLSHYTSAVHRVRYLAPREVRAPRLEGRSVEEVIQLAEFNRNVLESLLELFRKDPTRVLVVNDMTMYFHAGDPNKLAECALLAETFLANAYSGLKLSNDKGSGLTRRESEALKYFVERVNADVYYL encoded by the coding sequence GTGCCTTCTCGCGCTGGACAAAACGGGGCTGCTGAACGTATTGAAGGGATGATCGAGGCCAGGACAGTCCTCGGGAAGAGGACGGTAATAGTCGGCGAGACAGGCAGCGGCAAGACTAGGCTTACGGCAAGGATTCTGGAAGGCTTGCTAGAACTTGTAGACGCTAGTGAAGTAACAGTAATAGATATGGCTCCAACCACAATCCCCGGTCTCGGCTACAGGTTATCGCATTATACGAGTGCGGTGCACAGAGTGAGGTACCTAGCACCTAGGGAGGTGAGAGCGCCCAGGTTGGAGGGGAGAAGCGTCGAAGAAGTCATCCAGTTGGCAGAGTTTAACAGGAATGTGCTCGAATCCCTCCTAGAGCTATTCAGGAAAGACCCCACAAGAGTCTTGGTCGTGAACGACATGACTATGTATTTTCACGCGGGAGACCCGAACAAGCTTGCAGAGTGTGCCCTCCTAGCAGAGACCTTCCTCGCCAACGCCTACTCTGGATTAAAGCTCTCCAACGATAAGGGCTCTGGCCTGACAAGGCGAGAATCAGAGGCGTTGAAATACTTCGTAGAGCGTGTAAATGCAGACGTCTACTACTTGTAA
- the thiW gene encoding energy coupling factor transporter S component ThiW yields MRLTVKLALSSVLVAVAVVLSPLYFVWGPTKAYPAQHMVNSVAGVILGPLWAALIAAVVGTIRISLGTGTIFAYPGGIPGGIVVGLVYRLATRLIKKRRLAILAASLSEPLGTILVGGTFSWYILDPLLGGSMHAKFGAIVWFLSGWALSSVTGCVLGALCLLALDKTGLLNVLKG; encoded by the coding sequence GTGAGGCTGACAGTTAAGTTGGCTCTCTCCTCTGTACTCGTAGCAGTAGCGGTGGTGCTGTCCCCGCTGTACTTTGTGTGGGGACCTACCAAGGCTTACCCGGCACAGCACATGGTAAATTCAGTGGCAGGGGTAATACTCGGCCCTCTCTGGGCAGCACTTATCGCCGCAGTGGTCGGGACTATCAGAATATCGCTTGGCACAGGAACTATCTTCGCGTACCCCGGCGGGATCCCTGGCGGGATTGTAGTGGGATTAGTTTACAGGCTGGCTACCAGGCTCATTAAGAAGCGCAGGCTAGCAATACTCGCAGCATCCCTCTCGGAGCCCCTGGGCACGATCCTGGTAGGCGGGACGTTCTCCTGGTACATACTGGACCCCCTACTCGGGGGCTCTATGCACGCCAAGTTCGGAGCCATCGTATGGTTCTTGAGCGGCTGGGCTCTGAGCTCTGTTACGGGATGCGTCCTCGGAGCCCTGTGCCTTCTCGCGCTGGACAAAACGGGGCTGCTGAACGTATTGAAGGGATGA